In Lolium rigidum isolate FL_2022 chromosome 3, APGP_CSIRO_Lrig_0.1, whole genome shotgun sequence, the genomic window TAAGGCTACGAAAGATCATTTTTTTCCTAATTGAAAGTATCGTAACAGGATTCATGGGGGTCCAGGGACGACATGCAAGATTGCTACATGGTTGGTATCCTCTTGATGGCATCCTTGGCAGGGGGTTGTCAAGCTGATGGTGGATGTGTTTACTGCAGCCACGCACTGGGGCACATGGAGAAGCTGCACTTTGTCTCAGAGCCAACAAAGAATGGTTTGCCACACAAGCCACCCTGCACCCTACTAACAGCTCACAGCTCGAGTTGTTATCACTAAAAGACTGACTGAAAAAAACTGATTTATTCCATGGAATCGATGGTTAATGGACGAATTCATGGATGCAATATATCAGGGCATCTCCACCGTCAAAAGATGCTTATGGGCGAAACTGCATGGTGAAATGCACCCACAAAAACTGAGAACGGTTTATCAGCAAACACCATCCTTAAGGCCAAGAACATTCAGACAATATTTATGGACCGTGTAGCACAAAGAAGAAAATTTCAGTATTACAGATTTTACATGGTATACACAGAAGGGAACGAAATCATAGGGACAGGCATGTGGCAGAGCCAGGACAAAACGAGAAGGTGGCAAGAGGATTGGAGCAACCAAATCACAGCCATTCATATCCAGAAGGCCAACCTCCACCTCACAGCTCATATCCCTTGTGCGCCCAGGTGCTCACCCTTAAATCTCAGCACTTGCTGCACTTCTCACCCCCCTAAGGAAAGGCTGCAATTCCAAGGTGTGTCAAAGAAGAGGGTAGCACCTGATCTGCTTCCCTTCAGAAACAATGGCGTCTGCTACTCTCCTCAAATCGTCTTTCCTTCCCAAGAAGTCCGAATGGGGCGTCACGCGCCAAGCTGCGGCTCCCAAGCCCATGACCGTCTCCATGGTTGTCCGTGCCAGCGCATATGCCGATGAGCTTATCAAAACCGCGGTACGCTTGCTTCACATCAACTGTATACCATCTTACATGCATATGCATGGATTCGTTTGATAATTTCTGGTGAGAATCTTCTTGAGTCTTTGCATCAGTTGGGAACAGAGAACTAGTTGTATTGTCTTTTTTTCAAGATAAATGTAAGAAAACTATCGATGGTTAACTCAAAAGAATCCTTATTAGGCTACCAATTTCCGTAGTTCCGACCAATGTTTCATCAGGCAGAGAAAAAAATGTATCTTTGGGTGCTTTGATCGTACCGAAACCACTAGTCCAAATCTGCATTTTTTCACTTATTCTATATTCCATCCATAAAGTAACTCTTCTATTTTCATCACTGCGATCTGAATAGATATGGTTGATGTTTTACTGGACCAAAAAGTGCTTGTGAAACTCAAAACATATAGGTGATACGTTTCTGAAGTAGAATTTGCTTTAAGGCATGATACAGGTTAATCACCACTACTCTTTAGCACCTGATTACTCTTTAGTAATGATAAGACGTGATCATTATTGCGCACAGATATTTGACAACTCAAAGCATTCTAACCATATTTATTTGAATCTGTCCGTTTTAAGCTTGGCAATCCATCTGAAGGTCTATGTCATAACAAAATCACACCTAGTAACTCTGAATACTTATTAGCATAAGTAATCAACTTTGTAAAAGTAATTTTTCTACTAAATTAGTGAAAGTTCCATTCAATCATGGTTTAGCAGATCTCAAGTTTTATTTTTCCTGCTGCAGAAAACTATCGCATCACCAGGAAGGGGTATCCTCGCCATGGATGAGTCGAACGCCACCTGTGGCAAGAGACTTGCTTCAATTGGCCTTGAGAACACTGAGGCTAACCGCCAGGCTTACCGGACCCtccttgtcactcccccaggcctGGGAAATTACATCTCTGGTGCTATCCTCTTTGAGGAGACCCTCTACCAATCGACTGTAGATGGCAAGAAGATTGTTGACATTCTTGTCGAGCAGGGAATTGTTCCCGGTATCAAGGTTGACAAGGTAGGCTGTCTTTGATTCCACTCCAAATCTACATATGCTGTCAGAAAACACAGCATTCTCCTAATATCGGTGCTCACTCTCAGGGTCTTGTGCCACTTGTCGGCTCCAACGATGAGTCATGGTGCCAAGGTCTCGATGGCCTTGCCTCCCGTGAAGCAGCATActaccagcaaggggcccgcttcGCCAAGTGGTTAGAAATTTGGACCTGCAATACCTTCCATTAGGTCATAGCTCCATGCTTCCCTGCCTGACATGAAGTTCTCTTGCAGGCGCACTGTTGTCAGCATTCCTAACGGTCCATCTGAGCTCGCTGTCAAGGAAGCTGCCTGGGGTCTTGCCCGTTACGCCGCCATCTCTCAGGTATTCTTGCTGTTTCCTAACAGACCATATTTCTACAGTGCAAtggcgagacaggcacaagattataATGATATGTAAATCTCTCATATGATGATATTTTAGGACAATGGCCTGGTGCCAATTGTTGAGCCTGAGATCATGCTCGACGGTGAGCACGGCATCGAGAGGACCTTCGAGGTCGCGCAAAAGGTGTGGGCGGAGACGTTCTACTACATGGCCCAGAACAACGTGATGTTTGAGGGCATCCTCTTGAAGCCAAGCATGGTAACCCCTGGTGCCGAGTGCAAGGACAGGAACACCCCTGAGGAAGTAGCCAGCTACACTCTCAAGCTCCTCCAGAGAAGGATCCCCCCTTCCGTCCCCGGCATCATGGTGAGCGCCTGTCCTCCTCCTAGCTTCTACTCTCACCTTAAATATCATCAAGCATCTTGGTTTTAGATTGTTCCAGAATATATAAATTTACATTGTTTTGCTCTGCTGCAGTTCTTGTCTGGCGGTCAGTCAGAGGTGGAGGCGACGCTGAACCTGAACGCGATGAACCAGTCGCCGAACCCGTGGCACGTATCTTTCTCCTACGCTCGGGCGCTCCAGAACACCTGCCTCAAGACGTGGGGCGGGCGGCCAGAGAACGTCGCGGCGGCACAGGAGGCGCTTCTGCTGCGCGCCAAGGCCAACTCCCTGGCGCAGCTCGGCAAGTACACCAGCGACGGCGAGGCCGCGGCCGCCAAGGAGGGCATGTTCGTCAAGAACTACAGCTACTGATCCATTGGCCGGCTGCTATCTTATCTACCTATGGAGAGAGTGCTAGTAGCGCCTTGAGCAGCTTGAGGCACTGTAGCCAGTGTGTCGTCGTTGTTACAGATCGAGACCAGCTCCGATTGAGAGATGGACAGAAAGTATACTATGTTTATTACCACCCTAAGTAAAGAACTTGGAATGGTTTTACTGCTGTACTCGCATCATTTTTCTAGAGCACTGCTGCATTTGTTTTGCCTCTGTATGAACAGTCACAGTCAGACGGTTTTGAACGTGGTATATTTTTTTAAAGAATCCTGCGGAAATATAGTGATACCTGTTTCGTGGAACTACTGCACATCTCGGATGAAATTCCTGTGTTCCAAACTGTCAAATGTGTCTTCCTATGTTCCGCGAGTTGGCAGGGTGACCCCATGTCACCAACGTTATCCATGTTAGTCATGAACACGCTTAACAGGGTGTTGGTTCTGACCATTGAATTGGAGATCCTTGAAAACTGGTGACGTCTGTCTCGCTATAAGCAGACCACGTAGTCATCTTTTGCCACCCAGATGAGATGGAATCGTGAGTGGTAAGCGAAATTCTAGGGCTTTTCAGGCACACATTAGGACTACACACTAACTTCGCGAAATGTCCAGTGTACCCAATCGCTTGCTCAGACGGGAGGCGATAGAGGCGGTGACCGTAATGGAGTGCCAGCTGGCTCCTACCCCGTCAAATACCTCGACATCCCACTCTCCATTAGGCGCCTTTCGGGTGAGGCTTTCCAAACTTACATCGACCGAATAGCCAACAAATTGCCGATTTGGAAGGAAACCATGATGCCTTGAGTGGGGGTACCGGCCATTGATTCGTTCAGTGCTTGTGGTGATACAACTCCACTAGCTCATGGTGCTCAGTCTTAGCAAGAAGGCTCTTAAGCAAGTCGTTAAGATCTCGCGTGGCTTCCTTTGGTTGGGCAAGAAAGAGGCCAATGGAGGACACTATCATGTGAACTAGTGTAGGGTGTGCCACCCGCTGTGCTACGGTGGGTAAGGGGTACTTGACTTTGCTCGCATTACTATCAGATGCATTGGTTGTGGAAGATGCGTACTGACCCTGCCACCTTGACGTGGGCTCGATATATGTTTTCCAAGGATTAAAGGACGATCTTCGATGCTTCCACCTTAAGGGTGTTGGGTGACGGGTCCTCCGCTCTTCACTGGGAAGATAGCTGACTCGATGGGAAACCAATCCGAGGCATAACGCTAGATCTCTACGTGTTGATCCCGAGGCGACCCAGAAAACGGCGCATGGTACAACATGCTCAACTCGAGCGTAGCTGGATCACCAACATTGTTGACGCCTAGCACTACGAAAATACGTCCAGCTCAGGAGTCAGCAACATGGTGTGCAGCTGATGGATGACCTAGTCCGGCTAATCTAGCGTTGGATGACGGATGACCAGTACTCCGTCCTATCCATTTCCGGGGGCAGTTCTATCAGGATCATGGAAGCCAAATCGGAAATCTTGGGCGCCACCGGGGGTGAAGTTCTTCATCTGGCTAGCTTGCCTAGAAATATGTTGGACAGGTGAGCAACTCGCACAGAGGGGCCTCCCATACCCACCAGATGCCCGTTGTGCGATTAGTTCGTGGAGACGTTAGCGCATATCCTACCGCGTGCACTTTCTCTAGGACAATCTGGTTTGAGGTGCTTTCATGAATCCAATCGACCGCTGCATCTCCCACGGGTGATGGTGACTTTGCGGATTGCTGGTCACTGGTGATTCGATCTACCCCTTGCCAGCTTCGGAAGGGGGCCTTGTCGCTGGTCATGCTAACTGCTTTGTGGATCTAGAAACACCGGAACGCAACAATCTTCGACAATGCGCACCCCTCGGTGTCCTTGCTACTCGACACAATAAAGGTAGAAGCAAGATCATGGGCAAGCGCGGGAGCCCGAGGACTTAGCCAGATTCTCCCCTAGACTAGTTCTTTGGGTTGAGTTATATGGCGGGGTGTTGGTCCCCTTGTGGACTTGTACATATAACCCTATTTTCCTATCAATGTATCGGGGCACAAAGTTTTGAATTGTCACCAAAATACGTGCGTTCAGTTGAGATTGTGATATGGAAGATGTGTGGAAGTGCAGGAAAAGGGGCGGACTCTAAGGAGGTGGAAGATGATGATGTAGTGGAAGAGGAACATAAAAAAGAGTTGGTCCTCATTTCAGGCCACACCACACAAGAGAAAGCTAATACGGCGAGAAGAAGGGTCAGGGTGACAGACAATCTTATTGCTCAAGATTATATCCAAGATAAATACGTTTTAACAAATCATGCACTTGGTACGTCCATGGGGTGCTCACAGAACATTGCATGTATAACCAAAAACACAAATATAGTCGTAAGTGAGGAGAAACAAACATGACTTCATAGAGACACTTGCCCTAAAAACGAGAGAAAACGTGATATTTACTAGAACACAACCACAAAAATAGATTCGGCCCAAAAGTAAGTAGGgacaaagaaataattcataaagTTGCATGTTATCTCAATTATATGACTATGCATGCGCTAAACAACATCATTCTGTCTAGTAGGACACAAAAACCGGGGAAAACAATCAAAAAATAAACTTACGGCAAGTTGCAGATAAACTATAAACACTCTCCCCTGAATTAGGACTTTTGGTTGTGTTAACTAATGCATGAAACTTGGCATGATATTGGAGCATGAGGTCTAAGTCTCGTGTTTCACAGTTTGATAAAAATTGCCACTCTGGTCCCACTTTCTATCAACTATAGGTCCTTCTCATGTCTTAAGTGAGATTCTTCTATTCTATCTCATATTAGCATGTATATtagtttggtcaaagtcaaacttcataaaATTTAAGAAACTATGTAGAAAAGTATATCAACATTCATAGtagcaaatgcatataatatgaaaacatATTTTATAATTATTCTAGTAACATTGAGATGCTATTGTAGATATTGATTTTTTTTACACGTCGTGAGATTTCTAATTCTGACTTTGACCGAAACCAATAAACATCTTAATATGAGAAGGAGGTGGTAGTTCTAGGGCGGAACTCAAAAttgaagatgatgacgaggaaaaCATTTATGTGGATTTCGGTTTGTGCTAAAAGTCTTTGTTGTTAGTTTTTTCTCCAATTCATCGTGTACCCCTGCTTTTAAATTGTAGACACAAGTTCAAATATTTAACGAAACAAATGAACTTGCCAATGCAATCATACTCGGATTTCTACGTATGTCCTCTTACTTTCTTAATTAGTCTTGCATGTGAAGGAAACCGATCCGAACACCTGCTCGTACGTTACCGCAGCCTCCTGCTGTCCTGCACATACCCCTCACCgtataagtttcaaaaaaaaaaaacctcaccGTGTATAACTGACCATAAATTACCAAGCCACGCTACACGCACATAAAGAACACTAGcagaatacccgtgcgttgctacggataaaaaagaataattttatTTACTAAATTATTGATCTAATTTTTACAATATGTATGTGTTTATGGTGAAGTCCACTTGTTGTGAAAAACACTAACATCTATACAGTAATCATAATTTTGCACCCTCAGCATCATCTCCCAACGAATTATCTTCTTCAAATGGTTAGCCCTACTTTCCCAAGGAAATGCcatatctccatctccatctctctctgtctctctctccatCCCTCCCTCTCTCATCTCTCTCTGACTTAACTTAAAATGTGACCTGATATTCTTTTTCATCGCACGATCTTTAGTCGGACGACGCCCGTGGGTGCTGCAGTTGGAGCATTTCAACGGTCCCATGTGTCCACCATGATCCGGACTGGCTTGTCCACCAAGAGATCCTCATCACTTGCAGCAGCCAACTGGCCGCACGGGCTGATGGATGCGGATCAATGCAGGTCAAGCCAAGTCGTTGACACCCGGGGAGATCAGATCCATCGGATCCAACTCCAGCCAAGATGTCGCGCTCCACCCTCCTTGCTAGGAAGCCACCACCGaacttcgacaccatcatcaAGGTTCTCTCCGCTAGCCTTGACGCCAGCAAGGAATCACCACCGGACCTGAAGGGTCGTGTTAGTTGACACCATCAGTCACATGCCCGATGATCCATCGCGTCCACCGCAGCTCTCCCCATGCCACATTCGGATACATAAATCAGCTCTTTTGACTATAGCATTGTGTACTTTATGTGCCTCGACCCATTCCTTCAGAAATCAGTTTTAGAAAAAATCAATCGATCACTCAGGTATTGAATCATGTGACGGGACTTGTATAATTAAATATCACACTTGTGTTGTTGTATATCCCATCTGGACTTAACCAGACCAGAGTACTATTTTCAGTTAAACAGAGCCAGGACTATTAGCATGCATGTTGTGCAGATTTCAGGCACATAAATATTTGGCTTTATCTAGAACTTCAAGAAATCGTTCCCATGACTGCACGCTCATTTGGTAAATTTTTACTACCATCGTATTATAAACAGGGGGCACTCAGTTTAGTTATAACTCCAGTACCACAGATACCCTAATGTCTCACGTGACTACATGTGAGAGTCCACAATCCCGTCTATCACCACCAGCATGGAGGAATATCAATATGTAGTTAACTGTCATTAGTAAAATTAAGTGTCTGACATTTCATCACGATGCTACTTATATGAAAGTCTTTTTGAATGTGACCAATTTGGAAGTAATTTGCTGCAACAAGAAATCTCTCAGGAGCCGACCAACTTGTAAAATGATCAGAACTGCGATATTGGGTTCACACCTTCTAGGTTGGTCATGTAAAAGACTAATAGTTCAGCTTCCCTTTAACCGTTTGTAGAGCGCTGTCCCTTTCCCTCATGTGCATGTTCAGACTTCGTGTATTGGCGCATGCAACACCAAGCCCAACTGCGTGTATTGGCGCATCAGCAAACACGCCGTCAGGCAGACTTGTCCGACGAGAACAACAGTATAGCATTGAACGATGAAAAACACACACAACTTCAAATTCGTCAAAACCCAAGAACGACACGCTGTGTAGGACGTGCGCTCCTCCCCTGCGCTGCTCGTGCAGCGCCACAGATTGGTTTTGCTCGAAAGTATGGACGTTGTGGAGTCCATGACAACGCTGAACACGCTGCTCAACGCCGTCGCGAGGGACTGGGTGTTCTCCAGCGCGTCCCCATCATGCCTCGCCGGTGCAGGGGAGGACGACACGGGCACCGCCTAGCGCGAGGGACTGAGCATCCATTCCATGACCTTGACTGTGTGAGCTTCACCTTCGCCTGCTTCCCGTGATCCGCCGGCGGCACCACGAAAGGCGGAGATGCCAAGGCAAAGGATGTGCATGTGGTGATGTGGACGACGACAACATGCCGTAGCCACGACCAACGCCTTTGTAGTTTCTCTCGCTCTCCCGAACTGACCTTAATCGGCCATGTAGCGTGAGCACCGAGGACCTTCAAACGACGAAGGAGCCAAGGCATCTACTTCGGCAGCCAAAGGGCatatccgcggcggcggcgcggatgggCAGCAGATAAGCTGTTCTTTTTCAGCTAGGGTCGTAGGGATGAAGTCATGGAGAGGTATTTGGCTACTTGTGGTGTCTCCTGGTAGACCGCGTCGcaaactggagtttgtttctttcGTTGAGAATAACGTGGGTTTTGATATTCTTGTTAATCACGATATTTAAGGAACCATATATCACGCTAATGAGTTGTTACTTGTTAGTCAGTGCGGTGGCATCTATTGTAATTACTCATCTTGGTAGGAAacgtgggggtattattgtccatcctaaaaatgtgacaccaggcattcaccagtttgctcttaatagtagagatagcTAGACACACGGCTAAAATCACGATAAGCGATCTATCTACAGCGAACGCGGCGTCGGTCTCCCAGTTCGATGGCCGACGTAGAGAACCCCGACGACGGTGGCGCGCGGTAGAGGCGGAGCCCGCCGAGTGCTGCAGTGCATGTACACATGCGCGATgggtttcttcttcctcgcgctcatCGTCTTATGCGTATACACCATGGAGAATTTCCGTCCGACGTCAAAGCTGCTGGGCATCGTCGCGGCCGCCCTAGGGATTTTAGCCTCCTTTGTTGCATGCTGGTTCGCCGTCATCTTCATGATCCTCGTGACCGAGTGGTATCATGGCAATCCAGATGGAGGACAGAGGTTCGTAGACAGCTTAATCTAGTCTGATCGGGGTTTTTTCAAGGAATCGCTTCATCAGTATATACTTCGCATCGATGATCTGCATGTAGATGCATAGGCCGAACCTCTTTTCGTCATTTTGTAATTGGCCCATTctatcaaaacaaaaaaagaaaattggCTCTAATTCGTCGATACGTGACTGCATGAAGAACATGGAGATCCAAACCAAGACCTAATCACAATTAATTTCTCGATTCTCATCGAGACCAACTCATCCTTTGCGCCGTCGCGAGAGTACCCCGACTCGACTGAGCGTCGCCGCTATCGTCTCCTTCGCCTTCCTCATGGTCAGCTACTTCCAAGAAAAACTCTCGACATGCCGTGACATAGAGCTGATGGCCGTGACATAGAGCTGATGGACATGGACGGCAATGTGGTGAGGATGATGAGTGGAACATGTGGCTTCACGTTGCACTCCACGAACCTGGCTGAGCTGATCTGCGTTGGGAATGATTCACCGGCGGCCACAGATCCATCGGCCTACCTTGCCAGATCCATCAGCCTTGCGGTGTGATGTTGGTCGCGTGATGAACTCAAGTTCGTGGATGTGAGGCGGCGGCCTTGGAAGGTGAACCGTTCGCTGTCTATTCGGCGGGCAGCGTGACGGTGGTGATGGTCGTGTTCTTTGGTCACTTGGGTGGCGAGGAGCAGGCGACGGGGTACCCTAGTGTCGTCCAATCCATGAACTGAACACCCTAAACTCTTTTCCTGCAATCCATGTATCAACACCCTGAACCATTTTTCAGTGAGGCACCCTGAACTCCTCAAtccttgttgaaactggtttttCAATTCTCATAACAAAAGTCTTTGGGACCATGGAATGTTGACGTGGAAGGATTGATCATGGGTTGACTAGTCCTGGAGCAAGTTTCACAATACAAGAAAAGATGtttgctccggtacaaccccTCTCCCAAACTCCGACAAACTGAAGCATGAACACAGTTGAGATTGCTCGATACCCTTCGTAACTAAGGGCGCGATGCTCTTTTAAAAAACTAAACGGGTATACGTAGCCCTGTATAAACCCATATGGCTCAACTTATTTGCACGTACATATAGGTAAGAGTAGTATGTATGGACACTGTTGTCGGCTCATCAACGGCGAC contains:
- the LOC124703591 gene encoding fructose-bisphosphate aldolase, chloroplastic — encoded protein: MASATLLKSSFLPKKSEWGVTRQAAAPKPMTVSMVVRASAYADELIKTAKTIASPGRGILAMDESNATCGKRLASIGLENTEANRQAYRTLLVTPPGLGNYISGAILFEETLYQSTVDGKKIVDILVEQGIVPGIKVDKGLVPLVGSNDESWCQGLDGLASREAAYYQQGARFAKWRTVVSIPNGPSELAVKEAAWGLARYAAISQDNGLVPIVEPEIMLDGEHGIERTFEVAQKVWAETFYYMAQNNVMFEGILLKPSMVTPGAECKDRNTPEEVASYTLKLLQRRIPPSVPGIMFLSGGQSEVEATLNLNAMNQSPNPWHVSFSYARALQNTCLKTWGGRPENVAAAQEALLLRAKANSLAQLGKYTSDGEAAAAKEGMFVKNYSY